Proteins found in one Candidatus Margulisiibacteriota bacterium genomic segment:
- a CDS encoding glycosyltransferase family 2 protein: protein MKTVNVSVIIVHYNTPELLTDCLKSLYEYTKDVTFEVIIVDNNSKNKPDKNLKQYPDLTFINNKENYGFAKANNMAVVQAKGQYLLFLNSDTLLIENSLKKCMKYLDENPQTGILGPRLLNTDKTTQYYGSIINHWRYWGKKPRKVGFISGAAMFIKKDLFQKIGGFDEHYFFYNEDVDLCKTVNKTGLNVIYFPGTSIVHLGGKSTTRSHMLRKQVYKSSWYFFKKHYLKLTPPHTGRTTDPLRKRKK, encoded by the coding sequence ATGAAAACCGTTAACGTATCCGTAATTATCGTTCACTATAACACACCGGAACTGCTAACGGATTGTTTGAAATCTTTATATGAATACACTAAAGATGTTACTTTTGAAGTAATTATTGTAGATAACAATTCTAAAAATAAACCGGACAAAAATCTAAAACAATATCCGGATTTAACATTTATAAACAACAAAGAAAACTATGGTTTTGCCAAAGCCAACAATATGGCCGTAGTTCAAGCCAAAGGGCAATATTTGTTGTTTTTAAACAGCGATACTTTATTGATTGAAAACAGTCTTAAAAAATGTATGAAATATCTCGATGAAAACCCGCAGACTGGAATACTTGGGCCACGTCTGTTAAACACCGATAAAACCACACAGTATTATGGCAGCATCATAAATCACTGGCGATACTGGGGCAAAAAACCGCGGAAGGTAGGTTTTATTTCGGGCGCGGCTATGTTCATAAAAAAAGATTTATTTCAAAAAATCGGTGGTTTTGATGAACATTATTTTTTTTATAATGAAGATGTAGACCTTTGTAAAACAGTCAATAAAACAGGTCTAAATGTTATTTATTTCCCGGGAACTTCTATCGTTCATTTAGGAGGGAAAAGCACTACGAGAAGCCATATGCTGCGTAAACAGGTTTATAAGAGCAGCTGGTATTTTTTTAAAAAGCATTACCTGAAACTCACCCCGCCTCACACCGGCCGAACGACCGACCCTCTCCGTAAACGAAAAAAGTAA